A window of Dermacentor andersoni chromosome 4, qqDerAnde1_hic_scaffold, whole genome shotgun sequence genomic DNA:
AATAAGCAGTGCCATTTGTAaggtcatttctttctttaataaaaCTGGAAACATTTATATTACTATTTAAAGAGATTCATGTAAATTAGACATGTGAAACAAAAGACTGCCATTCATATTCAAGCATTCACTGTATGACAACAACTGTTTGTTGTAAAGATTCACTGTACAACAAACGGAAATCTGAAGTGGCAGACCTAGACACAGCTGCTGCAGTGGCAGCAGCATTCTGCTTCTGAGCACAAAGTCCCATGTTAAGTTCACGACTGAGGTAGGCACTTTTTTACAGGGTGAAATGCAAAGAATTCCGGCACAACCCATCTTGCAATGAATGTCAACATTAGTGCatttagcattgaaacaatggtGTGACAAATTGTATTGTCACCTCAGTGACCGTTATGTATGACGGTGTATATGCAGCGAGGTTTCTCTCTCGTGCTTCCCACTTGTTTTATCTAGTGACCTTATTCCCACTGAACAATGTGTCTCATCTAGCGACACTACCGCGAGGGCCGCACGTGGTGTGGGTGTGCATAGAgttccatacaataattactagaggaatCTCTTGCACttgtgtctatgggagctgcattcagagcggttcagccagcatgggaattatggggagtatatgaatttgcctaaacttcatccttccggcttcaaacagctttgtgACTTCGTAAACTcataattttcaacaaaatactgtgtaataaataattaaagaaacatCATTAAAactgcccgacggcaggattcaaacacaggacctcttgcacagaagcccgatattgaaaccattacgccacgaacATGCAGCCAACAAGAGCAATAGAACGCCCTTATAAATTTCTCGTGGGCAAGTCAGCAcgctgagacgcttggtgcgttttgattTAGCGACCCCAACAGGCTGAACTGCTGCAATTAGTAGTGATTTTGTGTGTTCGCAGAGTCctctgcacttagaaaagtattgattgctctgaaatttaggacAGGTAAGGCAGATAAAGTATAATAAACAgtcacaagaatgtctgaagccacaagcacgaagatcagacaaatccatgtacttcccatcattcccacggtGGCTTAACGATCGCAGCAccaaagttccctctagtaattattgtaggaaactctatgtgtGTGTGAATATACATTCAGACAAGGTTGTCTGAGTATATATGAGGTGGATTTGATTCTGCCCAGCACCAAAGAATCTACAaaaatttgttgttgttgttgaagagtggcacatattaGTGGCATACACCCATTGACCAAAATCggtatcaaagaggttcattgaagagcatcACATACCCagctacccaagttggcatcaaagaggttcattgaagaacaacatgtacccagtggcacatggcACATAACCTTCTTCTCTTCTATCCGTGTTGTTTTTTGTTGCACAATATCACTTttgtaatggattaccaacttgcccagaatGCTGCTCACATGACCAGAGTTGGCaagaaagaagttcattgaacagcggcacatacctGTAGCAGCACGACTATTGCCTCTAGAGTTGAAGAAGATGGCTTGCATGCATGTAGTGCGAGAAAAGAACATGCTAGCACGCTTGACCTGAATGGCCGGGTATCGGCTGCTTCCGAGATCCCGTGGCACCATGgttggccggcctaaataaacagAGGCCATGGTGGCTACTTCTTTGCACCACCTCCCTCAAATTGGTGATACCGGACGACCAAGCCCAGCCATACCAGCATCAATGCACCGACCCTACCAAGGTGAGAGTGACATGGTGACATGGGCCTCCCACAGTCTGACAGAGGTCCCGTGATTGTAGGGTGTCCCAGAATTCTAAATCAACATGCCAGACAGCCACTTCCGTATCAATAAGGTGCCAGGCTTCGGCTGTGTTCCAGGCTCTGGCTGCCACTCTCTGGCCCTGACTTCTACAAGGACTTGAGGGCAGCTGTCCTTGCTCATTACACCATCTCAAGTGCTCAgtcacaacagctctcgccataTGAACCGTCGCATCATTCCACATCTTGTCATCCCACATCGCCTGCGCCCCCCTGTGCCAATCGTCAGCATGCGCCGGCCCCAGCATCAGACCTCTACTTGGTCCGTGACCCTTCTCCCCATCTGAAAGGCAGCTGCACGATgactctttccaaggaattcactggACCAAACGAAAGCGCTTTCGGCTACACTACGGCCCGTCGCTCTCCTTCCTTAGATGTTCCCACAAGCTATCCGCTTTTCGTTCGAGGACACTTCACTCGTCAGAGACTCAGACGCTCTCCCACCGGCTCCACTAGGTGCAAATTTCACTCTTGCAGGGGCAGTGACACCACAAGCATAACCTTGACGATGCCGTCAGTGACCTCCACAACCCTGATGCTTTCGGCATTCGAGATTTtgccgcaagcagcagcaggtgaGCCTTCCAAATTTCTGTGCTCGCACCTTctgcggatgcatggcctaccgaagttttgcaggagcagctctgccatctggttACTTCAGCTCAAGAATCACTTCTACGCCAACAGcgtgagtgaccaacacttgcaCTATCTCCATGCAAGTCGCAAGCTGCCTGACGTTTTCTTTCGGAGCTCCGACTTCCACCAGGCACGGGAATCTATGAGACCCTGTGGCACATCGTGATTTCACGCTACAGTGTCACTGTTGCTCTGCCTTGCTCACAACCTatgctgccggtgctgcctggtGCATCTCTCTCAGATTCCGTGAACCCAACACCACCGTCTATAGCAGCTGCTTTCCGTACCCCTCAGACAGAAGCCCTGGCAAATTACGTGCCAAATGAGCAACGACCGGAGTGACCACATCATCTCGAGACCAAGGTCTCGTTGTGCTGGTCGTCCCAATACGCCGCCACGCACAACCGTACCTGCATCTGAAATGGTGGCGCAGCATGAATCAACAAGGACAAGGCACAGTGCCACTCGCAGTTCTCTGCCACTGCCATTATTGCATGCAGTTCGACGACATCGTCTTCTGCGTCTTCGCAGTTCTCTGCCACTGCCATTATTGCGTGCAGTTCGACGACATCGTCTTCTGCGTCGTTCCCCTCAACAGCTTGAACTCTCGGCATGTGCCAAGAACCGGCCATTACGCCTCAATTCTGCTTGCCTAGTTGCACCACTGGGCGTGCAGGTGCCGACAACGTAAGACGACGTCCTCAATGCACAAGACAACGTTCCCTGTGTCCAGACACTCTCAGCCATGATCACCAGCGAGCTATTTGTGCCCTTTGCCACAACATGGACTTTACCTGGACTTCTTAACGAACTCTATGAATTGCCACTCATGTATATAGGCCTACAGTCTCTCTTCTTTCTATACACGCACCTTTTTCACACATTTCAATCACACTTTGCACTAGGAGAGGGGCCCCATAGTAGTGCAACTATTGCCTCCAGAGCCAGTCAAGAAGAAGACGGCTCACATGCATGTAGTGCAAGAAAAGAACACGCTAGCATTCTCGTGGCCGCTCCCGAGTTCACGTGGCACCATGGTTGACCGGCCTAAATCACATCACCTCCCACATACCCgttggcacatacctagtggcacatattcagtggcTCAAGTTAGTGCAACAGTTGGTTTTGAACTccgttccctcagcacagcaaccAGATGCTTTCTTTACCCACTAGACCATAGACTACCAGTGGCCTAAGCTGACGGGAAAACGGCTAGATTGAAAGATAGTGCCCTGAAAGTGCATTAAGTTCCCAAGGAATGCAATCGCATTAAACCACTCGTATTCTTGGTTCACATTAAACAATCCCAGGTAGTTGAAATTAATTTGGAGCCCTCCATTATAATGTCTGTCATAGCTCCTTTATTGCCTGGAGAAGTAAACACCATAACTTGATTTGGTTTTAGACCCAGGGAAAGGTAATTCACACTTGTATTTTTGCATAACAGCAAGACTATGCATTGCATTGCAAAATGCAAAATCAGGCCTCAGGATCCATTCATATTAACACAGTAAAACACCATTGTTACATTTATTAGAGgaccacagaaaaagaatgcgtgATCCGGGAAAACTCAGCATCCGATAACAATTGTGTAAGGCACATACACAAACAGGGCTGATGTTTCAGAGCATAAGAGCCACGAAAACGTAACAAACATGAGCTATCAACGTGGTTTTACTGTATATAGCTAGGCAACTGGAGCTGAATCTGTGAGTTCACAGCTTAATTAAATGTAACTTCTGCAAATCCTTTTGTGTCCACTATTAAAGCTAGATCTGGTATATGTTCCCTGATAATAATGTTGAGAAGATGTTGAGAACATGAACACTGCAAACATCGTGCCTGCACATTTTGCATGCTGAATTAGAATGCAAACTGCAAGACTTACCTGCTTATCTGTCTGGGACAGGTCCTCCACAAGTGCCACCACATTGTTTGATCGGAACAGCCACCCGTGAGTTGTAAAATACTGCACAACATCAATGCCCTTTCGAACCTTCTGGTAAAGGGATAAAAATCTGCAATATGGTAacagttaaaaagaaaagcattttatacaacaattttcttttttttttatatgcccTAAGGGCCTATTAGAGAATTAATAATGGGCCAGGTGGGAGAGGATGTAGATAGAGCAAGCATAAGCATAATGTGCACATTAATAATATAGGAAGAAATAACAAATTGCATTGCTTACCTCAAAAATTGCAGGGTAATTGGATATAAAGCAGGAATGGTCTagttcctttctttattgtgttgATTAAACCTTGACACACAGCCCATGTTTAGTATATTTGTCATTTATTTTTTGAAATGACAAAATTTGTTTATTGGTTTTAATCAGAAAATCAAAttttcagttttcctggtcactATTTTTGTGCACATAAAGTTCTCACTCTTGGTTCTGCTGTTTTCTCTTTTGAGAATATTTTGTAGGCGTGGAAGGTTACCAGTGTCTATTGCTAACTATTTATGAACTCTAGTGAACAAGAAAACTTGGTACCAACCTAGGCTTTCGTCCTATTAACTGCAAGGCCAGGTCTCCTATGCACGCAGGCAGGTAATGGAGGCAGTACAAGTTCAGACTGTGCCATGCCACACTGTTGGTGAGAACAACCTTCGGGAAGCGCATCACATGAGGCAGTGGGTGCCGCACAATCAGCTTCTGTGTCGTCGCAGTCACTTCACCCCACGTCTGTCGCTGTAAGGTACCGCTCGTACAGTGGTAGACCCTCACATGCTCTGGCCTGTGAAAGGAGGCACACCACACTCAGCACACCCTATGCTCATGACTATGTGGATATACAATCAATCCACAAtaatttaaagggaccctgaagaGAAACACTAAACCCATATAGGCTAATGGGCTGGTTCCTCCAAAACTCTATTTTCATAATTTTTTCGGTGAGAGGTTTATTacttgaagagaaaatgaagttcATCCTTTTTTTAATATGTCCCACCTAGACCCTATTCCCATACCCTAAACCCTAATAACTGATGTCACACTGGCTGATAGTTCAGCTTTGtgtcatggatttcaaagtatttattCACATTTGGACTGCATTGGCACAGTAATGTTCTAGAAATTTGCTAAATTCACTCTTTGGCTTCTTTTACAATGTAGTCCATCATTGCCAGTAAAATATCAACAAGCCCTGAGCAGACGCTGTTAAAATGCATGACATCACGgtaagctggtgcaggaacttcaaggcagTATTGCTGCCTGTATTtaatttttgcatcttttctggcttatcaagcctcaTCTCATGGTAAGAGTGGCCGTTCTGGTTTTGTAGAAGCATATCTAACTAATACAGCTTAACTTACTTAGACACGGTGGTTATTCCCAGCATGTGGTTGTGAAAATTCACATATTTCCTGTAGTGCATCAGCAATATCTTTGagagaaataaatgcagttgaaAACTTTTTGTTACTTCTGATTACAAGTGCTGCAGTGCCATTTTTCTGGAGCACGGGAACAATGCAAAGGCACGTAACCCACTGGTGGACCACAACACACCAAGGCATATGACATGCAACTCATCGGCGAGTCACGACCCACAGGAATCTGGACCTTAAAAAGTGTTACCACAGTGTAATGCATCAAACCTGTATTATTTGCAAATTCGATTATTTCAAACAACTATCAAAATGTTTGCTGACCAACTATTTCTTCATGGCATGTTACCCATTCAAACAGCACTTTTGGTTAACTATAACTTTTTGCTTGTGTGGATGAAGCTGCACCAATGTTTTATTTACTACACAAACGGTCATTTATAAAGTATGCCATGTTCAATATGTGGACCGCATATAAAATCGAGGTCTTGAACTCTTACATAATGACAATAATTCATAAAATGATGGCCCTGTTTCACTGAGCTTTTGCTAACTGACAATACAGGAATCGTGGGCAGAAACCTCCTGAAGGATACTGTTAAAATGTAGTGACATTGTAGCTCTGCAATGTTTTGTAGAAACAACCCAATTTATTCCCACTTATCAATTCAGGAATTAATGCCCAACCTTGTACCCTGAATGTCGAAAAAACTTAAATGGGATCAAAATATCCTATTAATAATGTGTTGACAAAAAAGGCCAACTTTTGTGTCTGATGCACTATGTTTTGGATTCTTTTTTCATCTTTGGTGAAACAGGTGGCATAAAATCAGTATAACCAGGTCTCTGCTTAATAAATAAATGTCGGTTGGATTTATGGGGCTTATAAAGGAATCACTGGTGACTTGCAGTGATCTAATTGCTGATGAACAATAATGATCTTCACTCATCTGTTCCAGCTTTTCCTGACTGCCAGTTCCCACATTTAGTGGTTTCATTTCACCGATATCTAGATATGGAATCTGCTGGCACAGCCAGGCTCTATATTGCAGCACTGTATTTCATGAAGCAGAGACATGCAGGGCAtaaaaaatgaatgcacacattgctcAATTGTGAGATAATGCAGTTTTAATCCCTACCTTGTGGTGGCAGTGTTCCAGGCGACAGAGATGAGCATGTTAGCCACTACATCCACGGGAATGACATCAGCTATGCAATCTTTTTCTATTATTACTGACTGTAACAAGCCGAGACCACACTGCAAAATAGTGGAATAAACTGATGTCAGCACACATAAGTACCATATGCTTCACAGAATGTATTCTTGCTTGAATAGCGAATGCATACCGAGACTATAATACCAGTGAAGCCATTGTAATTGTCTACCCAGCCCTGAAATGAAAGAAAGTAAGATGTTACAAAACAGTCAGGCTAATGATACCAGATCTTTCAAATTCAAGCTTCCATAGTATGTGCTATCTCAAACTATAGTTTAAAGGGGCTGTTGATAGAAGAATGTTTGTGTTCCAGTAAAATTAGTAACACCATTCCATGGTGCACAGTTTAAAAAATTGAGATTGAAAGAACCTAGAGGCAGGCTATCATATAGCTTGTAATCACTGACTCTACAGTAGCACTAAGTGCCTGTGTGTTCTCTTACAGGGAAGGGCTCCCGCCACGAGGCAGTGACAATGGAAGGCCGGACTATGGCGACTGGAAGCTCTTCTCGCTCGTCAAGCACCAGTGACTCGGCTAGCGCCTTGGTAAGGGTGTAGGTGTTTGGCCGCTGCCCGAGTAGAAATCCACTCATAGTGTCCATCATCTTATCATCCATCCACCTGTAGAGGAATTCAGTAGGCTCTGCTGTTGGTTACCACTGACACATCACGCAAAGATACTATGAGCACAAACCTTTGGACATTTGTACTTCTTATAGGAACACAGGTTCCACAGTGCTACAAGTGCATAAAAACTGACACTTTTAGGAAAAGAAAGCACAGCTGAAGAAAGCAGGGAATTGAATGGGGTGATGACGTTACGAAATTTGCAGGCATGGAGTGGCTTTGGTTTGCTGCTGGACAGGGGGAAGGCCCTTGCCTTGCAAAATAATTATGATTTTGGTGGTGGTGGCAGTGGTAATGGTAGTGGTGGTGAAGGCTTTGATAGGACATGGTAACATGAGCAGAATAAGGCAGTATTTCATGCAATATTTCATGCACCTTTTGTTTAGTAAATTTGGCCACAGTGTGACTGCACTAAGCTGGACTGTGACATTATGTGCAGCGCaaatttgcattacaaaaagagcCATTTGTCATGTGTTTGACtgtgtgtgtaaaaaaaaaaaagtgcctccTGGATTTTGCGCATGTTTTTTCACCTGCATATTCCAGCAATGCTCAAATTTGTCCTCATGGTTTCTTTAATAAACAAATTGAACTGTGCCAAATCAAGCATGATCATAACATAAACGCTGTGATTTAATTTACCTAATGTGATGCAGGAACAACACTTCCAGAGATACTTACTGAGCAGCTTCTATAATTTTTTGGGGGTCTACAGGTGGAGGGTATATCACCTCATCTACTTCTGGTTTATCACAGTTGCAATATGCTGTCGATACATGTACAAGAGCCTGGAAGAAAGCACACAGTAAAATAAGAACATGTAGAACTAAGCAGACAATGCAATACTAAGACAGCACAGTCTAGCATACAAAGTGTATTTGGTAATAGATACTTAGTGCAATTTATAGCTGTGCAGTCACTCTTTGATAAATAGTGTACTCACACAAAGGTTTGGCATTTGTTTACAAAGGTCCACTACACGCCGTGTACCCAGAACATTGAGCTGAACCGCTCGTCTGAAACAGAAATGGGTCACACATTAGGCTGTCAAAGCCATACCAATTTCCACACATCACATCTGTGAAGCTTATGGTTGTAGAAACATAAGTTATACAGCTTCAAGAAAAGATAAAGTGGAGAATGTGCTAGTCATCTATGTGTGGATCACCCATTTAGAAGCCTGACTGACTGACTAATTGTCAAGAAATAAAAGGCTGTCTGCATGCTTCCATGACCTCACAGTGCAGGCAAGTACGTA
This region includes:
- the LOC126536001 gene encoding fatty acyl-CoA reductase 1-like isoform X2; its protein translation is MATAGCHPQQIPSSAVVTEDDKGSVIAQFYQDQVVFLTGGTGFIGKVLLEKLLRSCPGVKQVYLLVRGKSGEGPEARLETMLKSKVFERLKQEQPGALHKVRAVAGDLTQPNLGLSAPDQATLIANVSVVFHSAATVKFDEPLKRAVQLNVLGTRRVVDLCKQMPNLCALVHVSTAYCNCDKPEVDEVIYPPPVDPQKIIEAAQWMDDKMMDTMSGFLLGQRPNTYTLTKALAESLVLDEREELPVAIVRPSIVTASWREPFPGWVDNYNGFTGIIVSCGLGLLQSVIIEKDCIADVIPVDVVANMLISVAWNTATTRPEHVRVYHCTSGTLQRQTWGEVTATTQKLIVRHPLPHVMRFPKVVLTNSVAWHSLNLYCLHYLPACIGDLALQLIGRKPRFLSLYQKVRKGIDVVQYFTTHGWLFRSNNVVALVEDLSQTDKQLFNFDVRNLEWYLYWEQYVLGIRKYLFKAEVSKLPEARKHMKWLYIMHLCLNLLVVTFVWRLLMTRSQTARNLCYFMLTFAMRLCKMLPSLRTL
- the LOC126536001 gene encoding fatty acyl-CoA reductase 1-like isoform X4, which codes for MMIMMTLKNGFRVLLEKLLRSCPGVKQVYLLVRGKSGEGPEARLETMLKSKVFERLKQEQPGALHKVRAVAGDLTQPNLGLSAPDQATLIANVSVVFHSAATVKFDEPLKRAVQLNVLGTRRVVDLCKQMPNLCALVHVSTAYCNCDKPEVDEVIYPPPVDPQKIIEAAQWMDDKMMDTMSGFLLGQRPNTYTLTKALAESLVLDEREELPVAIVRPSIVTASWREPFPGWVDNYNGFTGIIVSCGLGLLQSVIIEKDCIADVIPVDVVANMLISVAWNTATTRPEHVRVYHCTSGTLQRQTWGEVTATTQKLIVRHPLPHVMRFPKVVLTNSVAWHSLNLYCLHYLPACIGDLALQLIGRKPRFLSLYQKVRKGIDVVQYFTTHGWLFRSNNVVALVEDLSQTDKQLFNFDVRNLEWYLYWEQYVLGIRKYLFKAEVSKLPEARKHMKWLYIMHLCLNLLVVTFVWRLLMTRSQTARNLCYFMLTFAMRLCKMLPSLRTL
- the LOC126536001 gene encoding putative fatty acyl-CoA reductase CG5065 isoform X3 is translated as MGSGDLLPRNAEPLPSQASKEAASGGKKRSARTSVATPRETTMATAGCHPQQIPSSAVVTEDDKGSVIAQFYQDQVVFLTGGTGFIGKVLLEKLLRSCPGVKQVYLLVRGKSGEGPEARLETMLKSKVFERLKQEQPGALHKVRAVAGDLTQPNLGLSAPDQATLIANVSVVFHSAATVKFDEPLKRAVQLNVLGTRRVVDLCKQMPNLCALVHVSTAYCNCDKPEVDEVIYPPPVDPQKIIEAAQWMDDKMMDTMSGFLLGQRPNTYTLTKALAESLVLDEREELPVAIVRPSIVTASWREPFPGWVDNYNGFTGIIVSCGLGLLQSVIIEKDCIADVIPVDVVANMLISVAWNTATTRPEHVRVYHCTSGTLQRQTWGEVTATTQKLIVRHPLPHVMRFPKVVLTNSVAWHSLNLYCLHYLPACIGDLALQLIGRKPRRFERALMLCSILQLTGGCSDQTMWWHLWRTCPRQISSYSTLMCETWSGTCIGNSMYWVFASTSLRLKCPSSRKHEST
- the LOC126536001 gene encoding fatty acyl-CoA reductase 1-like isoform X1 gives rise to the protein MGSGDLLPRNAEPLPSQASKEAASGGKKRSARTSVATPRETTMATAGCHPQQIPSSAVVTEDDKGSVIAQFYQDQVVFLTGGTGFIGKVLLEKLLRSCPGVKQVYLLVRGKSGEGPEARLETMLKSKVFERLKQEQPGALHKVRAVAGDLTQPNLGLSAPDQATLIANVSVVFHSAATVKFDEPLKRAVQLNVLGTRRVVDLCKQMPNLCALVHVSTAYCNCDKPEVDEVIYPPPVDPQKIIEAAQWMDDKMMDTMSGFLLGQRPNTYTLTKALAESLVLDEREELPVAIVRPSIVTASWREPFPGWVDNYNGFTGIIVSCGLGLLQSVIIEKDCIADVIPVDVVANMLISVAWNTATTRPEHVRVYHCTSGTLQRQTWGEVTATTQKLIVRHPLPHVMRFPKVVLTNSVAWHSLNLYCLHYLPACIGDLALQLIGRKPRFLSLYQKVRKGIDVVQYFTTHGWLFRSNNVVALVEDLSQTDKQLFNFDVRNLEWYLYWEQYVLGIRKYLFKAEVSKLPEARKHMKWLYIMHLCLNLLVVTFVWRLLMTRSQTARNLCYFMLTFAMRLCKMLPSLRTL